From Paenibacillus sp. V4I7, one genomic window encodes:
- a CDS encoding alpha/beta-type small acid-soluble spore protein, producing the protein MARRNSNTLVVQQARAALDQMKYEVAQELGIQIPQDGYYGYMATRDTGAIGGNITRRLVQLAEQQLTGGIRR; encoded by the coding sequence ATGGCTAGAAGAAACAGCAATACATTAGTCGTGCAACAAGCAAGAGCAGCTCTTGACCAAATGAAATATGAAGTCGCGCAAGAATTAGGTATTCAAATTCCGCAAGATGGTTATTACGGCTACATGGCTACTCGTGATACTGGCGCAATCGGTGGTAACATAACAAGAAGATTAGTTCAACTTGCCGAACAACAACTAACCGGCGGAATTAGACGTTAA
- a CDS encoding DNA ligase — protein MFVSPMLAHDAKDNKPFYSKNHIAEIKLDGLRCIISNMDKLYIYTRYNQLITNKFPELYNCPLPEGTILDGELMVIDDQGKSDFEAMSARFLSSKNKTPVIFCAFDILRYKGIDVTGLTLLRRKELLDKAFIENENYKKVKVFEGNAVEYFEQVRGRGLEGIMIKSKKANSRYEVEKRSKQWQKVINWTYADVYISGYRKNNFALLASIDAADGSKFPVGVIESGVTPIHQKALVSVKNRLVFKEDKNFAYMEPRIMARIKTRNWTRNGKLRSPVFMEFVT, from the coding sequence ATGTTCGTTTCTCCTATGCTAGCGCACGATGCAAAAGATAATAAACCATTTTATAGTAAAAATCATATAGCGGAAATAAAATTAGACGGTCTAAGGTGTATTATTTCTAATATGGATAAACTCTATATTTATACGAGGTATAATCAGCTGATTACAAATAAATTCCCCGAATTGTATAATTGCCCCTTGCCTGAAGGAACCATACTTGATGGTGAATTAATGGTTATTGATGATCAAGGGAAATCAGACTTTGAAGCCATGTCGGCCAGGTTTTTATCAAGTAAAAACAAAACACCTGTGATATTCTGCGCATTTGACATCTTGAGATACAAAGGAATTGACGTCACGGGTCTAACTTTACTGCGGCGTAAAGAACTGTTGGACAAGGCTTTCATTGAAAATGAGAATTATAAAAAGGTTAAAGTGTTTGAGGGAAATGCAGTTGAATATTTTGAGCAGGTTCGCGGGAGGGGACTTGAGGGTATCATGATTAAATCTAAAAAAGCGAATTCCAGATATGAAGTAGAAAAACGCTCCAAACAGTGGCAAAAGGTGATTAATTGGACTTATGCGGATGTATACATATCCGGTTACAGAAAAAATAATTTTGCCTTATTGGCGTCTATTGATGCAGCTGATGGCTCTAAGTTCCCAGTCGGGGTTATAGAGTCAGGTGTAACACCAATTCACCAGAAAGCCTTAGTCAGTGTGAAGAATCGCTTAGTATTCAAGGAAGACAAGAATTTTGCCTATATGGAACCACGCATTATGGCGAGGATTAAGACGAGAAATTGGACCCGAAACGGAAAACTTCGGTCCCCAGTATTCATGGAATTCGTTACCTGA
- a CDS encoding TetR/AcrR family transcriptional regulator, with translation MEVFWAKGYKATSFEDLTTKTQVKKQSLYGVFEDKRSLFLKALALYRAQNLDSLQEMVDQGSSPTEILDAVKSASLCSKKEDSRNGCLMVNTALEFGMSDEEVTNEVERMFSDVQLVLEEVISRGQATGEITTHFTSKELGAFLANALRGTRILEKTGVPVEQIETILNTSFGLIKK, from the coding sequence ATGGAAGTTTTTTGGGCAAAAGGTTACAAAGCAACCTCATTCGAAGATCTCACCACGAAGACTCAGGTCAAAAAACAAAGTCTGTATGGCGTCTTTGAAGACAAACGCTCACTCTTTCTAAAAGCACTTGCCCTGTATCGAGCGCAAAATCTCGATTCACTTCAAGAAATGGTCGATCAAGGCAGTTCGCCAACGGAAATTCTAGACGCCGTTAAATCCGCTTCACTTTGTTCGAAAAAAGAGGATAGCCGCAACGGATGTCTGATGGTCAACACAGCGTTGGAATTTGGAATGAGCGATGAGGAAGTAACCAATGAAGTTGAAAGAATGTTTAGTGACGTCCAGCTTGTGCTTGAGGAAGTGATTAGTAGAGGGCAAGCCACTGGAGAGATTACGACTCATTTCACAAGCAAAGAATTAGGAGCCTTCTTGGCGAATGCCTTGCGTGGTACCCGTATTCTTGAGAAAACAGGGGTACCTGTGGAACAAATCGAAACCATTCTAAATACCTCGTTTGGTTTAATAAAAAAATAA